The DNA window CTAATATGTAAGAGTCAGCTTGTTTACAGGGAATTTTTGTGGTCTTTTGAATTATACACTGTAGTCTGTTGGCCAGTACAGTGATGTATGTCACATTCTTGATGGTAAAATCATTAATAATCATTAGTACTTTAGTACATCTGTAATGAGTAGATCTGTTGTATGtagttagggggggggggggttaccacCAATCACCCCTGTGCACTGTGACGTCtgtattttcatggtatttctAGAGGAGGTGTACATAGAAATTGCTGTGTTTACCAAGCACTTAATATAAACAGTAACGAACATTTATGGTCACAAATCTCAACcttttcttaaagaaaaaattatccTATGCTTGCattcaaatgtatatattttttgcctTTTAAATGGCACTTAGGAAAAAACCCATTTACCATACTCTTTTTCACCAtatcatttaatgaatttattcaaaaaaaatGCTGTCTCATAATTCTTGGATTAAGATACTAGTACACTTAAAATCTTAGGGGAAAAACACTATATGAAAGGATTCTTTAACTTCTACATTGCCTACTGTTCTTTGAAAGGGGTcactgaaaatatatatttcaaattggtttgtttttaattaattacattaaatACAGAAGgtttattcaaaagtgttaGTTTTGTTCATCTCTTGTTTGCAAAGGATTAAGAAGTAGTTCTTGATGCACAAAAACAATTTCCTAAATGTGGAATGGAAAGCAAAAGTTAGTTTATACTAAAATTAATCAAAGCTCCATTTTCAATGAACAGAAGTTTTccagttaatacatgtaccaaaaattaatttaaagctttattttttataaacaaaacttttcAAGTATTATTCAGATATTTATGCTATggtatgttaatgtttttaaaccTTTACACTAGTTTATGAATTTTGTAGAACGgttttgatgtttaaaaatgGAGGATAAGTGTCAATTGAAgtgacaatttaaaatattgattagttAAACTCAACCTATGAAATGGCCACTTATTTGGGCTAAGCCTATTACTCGCTGCCATATTTGCATTCCAGATTATTAGTTATAAGATTATGGAGTAGCGACATTCATGTATTGGAATGAACTTATCTACTCTAAATTTCATTACTTATATAAGATTTCTGTGTCGATACAATGTCACAATGAAGCGTCTGTCtctaatgttcttttttttttttttttttttacaacattatatgtataaaaGGTGCTCAATTCCATGAGGGGGGATTTCAATTTCAGAGGAgtgaaatgtaaaatgaaaattgggTTTATGAGTTTTCTCACATGATAGATCTTTGAAAATGAGTACCATTCATaagtacaaatataaaattgGGGATTAAGTGTATGTTTAACATTGAacccaacttttatttgcatatTTCTCAATGAGTGCTAATATTGGATCTGTAGATTACAAGATCTGTATGTGAAACCCTTTGGTTCATTTTATTTACCATAAATGATCAAATAGAATCGTATGTACTCTCAATTATTTTTACAGTGCCCTGTACAAAGCTTAATTTCCAAATAAAGTAGCAAGCATTTGAAAGTAGTACCAGGTAGAACCTTAAGTTGAAttgcaaaattaaatttcattgaaaacataGTGAATTCACATTAACCGTATGGAACATGCAGTTATCTAGTTATAAATGGCTCTGTACTTGGTTGACACTAAAATAATGCTTTGTAATGCTGGAAGTAAGGACGAGCCAAATAGATCATAAACAGTTCTACCCCGGCCACGAACAGATTAAAGAGATTGATACGCCATAAATTGATCAGTTTCTGGGAGACAATAGAGCAAGCTCATTTGAAATAGCTAACAAACCTTTTTACAGAAGTGCatcatttggtttttttaaggttttctaGTTTTAGTCCATTAATTTCTTTCAGTGAAATTCAAGTTGGTTTAATTTGATTGACTTTGTTACCCAAACTTGTTTTAGCTAAAGTAtagtttttttgtaattttagtaaTTCATTGTTTCCATTATTGgtaaaaattaagaattaatgTAAAAGTCAAGTTGATGGTAAATAATCATCGGCTACTCTCGACCACTGAGAATGTGATAGTTGAGTGTTTTAAGATGTTTTTATGATGAGTAGATGAGTTTATCAAAAtcctgcattttttttttagctaacaAAAAAGaaccttttaaaagaaaaatggaaaattcatCTATAAAGCAACATTTAttctatgaaataaaatttctgaGCTGTTTGCTTATGCATGGTCATCAATATCGTTCAATTCCCTCACTTTTCTGATCTTAACTTTTTTAGCTTGATTCTGAATGTGACGGtatatttaaaatcataataagCCTGTACGGCTGACAAATACTTTTGTCACAGGGGATCATAGCTAGCATAAAAAAGGTGTATAATATAACCTAGCCATAGAAAGTTTAAACACTCCAAAACAAGATCTCCtttcaagtttttgtttcaaagaatttaaaatGTCAATTAGAAGCACCAAATTTCTTTGAATGGGCTTATAGAATTTAACACAAGACAAAGGATGCATTGTTCTGAATAAGACCCTGAAAAGAGATAGCATATTCCTGACTGTATTGAATAGATCTTGTGTTTTGACCTCCACCTTTTGATTGGCACTGTTACTATGATGTTTATTTTACTCATAGATTTTCAATTATAGCTAGCAAGGCAATGATTTATTTATGGATGTAAATACAAGCTGAAGAATTGACCGCAATTTTGTAAAGAAGGTTATTAATTATGTAACTTATGTGTCATTTGGTCAGATTCAATATCACTCTAAAACAAATAGAGTGCAGTCGATAAATGAGTGTCAGATGTTGTGCACACTGTGCTGTGTTGACACATAACATATCTGTTGTCTGTCAAACAAATCTGTGTGCCACAAGACAAATGGATACATTCAATATAGATTCAGTCTTAGAATTGTAGAGGAAAAActttaaattcagaaaaaaaactttcatttttctaaGGGAgagacaatatttatttattaaatagtaGCAAGCACCTGAATTAGGGACAAACATAGACAATATGAGCTTGTCACTGACACTCAGGACTTGCTGAAATAAATCATTAGGTATTGATTTTCCACAAGGCCCCTCTACAGCTTGGTAAATATAGGTGTTAGTATTTACCAGATAAAAGCTATTGTTGGAGAGACTTATTGAAGAATAATGCTTTGCCCGCTGATAAGTAATGCTTGTCAAAGACCCAATGTAGCGACACACAAATATTTTAACAACCCTTTATCACCCCACTATAACACATTGCCAAAGTTTCCAAACATGAAATATTTAGGTTTAGCAGCAAAAGAATGTATAAAGAAGATATTAGATCAATAAAAATGAGTGATAAACCTGAGCTAGTAACCTACATAATTTATATTGTAACGTAATATGTCATAGAATCTCTATGTCACGATTGATACTAGAATTGAATagtgatttttcttaaaaaagttattaaagCATAATTTTAAATGACGTagatagcttttttttttttgttataacacTTTTTCATATACCGattcaattaatatttttatcaggggaataaatgattgataaagtgctgcaaatataatttttaagtatgatattgattataatggacagaatgtaaaaaaaaaaggtgtggTTGTTTTGTTTAGAACATGATTAGAGAgtgagagacagacagacagacagacagacagacaaaaagAGAGAGTGCTTTGATCCCCTTCTTACTTGATTATCTCTCCAAATTGAATACAGTTTTTTAatagcatttaatttttttttttattgaagtattattctttaatatttaacatatctGTATAACTGTATCTTTTCTTTTCTCTTTAGGATATACTACATATGTTTGACAAACTGTAAATATGACGTTGGTAAGTATGCTGAACATACAATAATTctattaaatagatataatCTCCATTCTGCTAGTTGATTCATACACCAACCATTCAATAAAGTGAAAttgtaatatgtatatatgcAATTGTATAGTTATCAAGTTTTCTCTAATTTTGACCTTCAATAGTTAATGTTTGTCTGGTTACATATATAACTTAGATATCAATCTGTTTAATCGAGTGGCATGATACTGTAAGCTTGTCTTTAATTTGTGTACAGTGAGGCGCGTTTCCCGTAAGTTTGGGTTTAAGGAGGTGTCTGATGACGAGGACTGGACCCTGTACTGGACCGACTACTCCGTGGCCCTGGAGCGGGTCATGGAGATGAAGAAGTACCAGGTACTTACACCACAGTACTCAGTATTCATTACATATCTCTTGCAAGTTCGTAGAGAAGAATGTTTTCTGATAAACTTCTTCAACAGATGTAATGTATGcaatatgtaataaataataattcaaacaaGACACGACTTGCAAATTGTCttttgtaaaatccaaaaagtGATGCTAAGTTTGATAATGTTCTCATtgtgaatatatttaattattttgtgtattttcagaaaattaacCACTTCCCAGGAATGAGTGAAATATGTCGGAAGGATCTGCTGGCCAGAAACTTGAATCGAATGAATAAAATGTTCCCAAAGGAGTACAATATCTTCCCCAAAACTTGGTGCCTTCCTGCTGAGTGAGTTCTGGCAGACAGACTGTTATTCATACTGTTGTTCATTGTGTTGTTCATAGTTCAATGAATGAATCTGGTACATggtaaatgttttcatttttcaaacctTTCTTTTGTAGCTATGGTGACTTCTTAGCCTATACAAGACAGAAGAAGAACAAAACCTACATCTTGAAGCCGGAGACGGGCTGTCAGGGGAGAGGAATCTGGGTCACACGGAACCCCAAAGAAATCAAACCTCACGAACACATGATCTGTCAACAGTACATGGCCAAAGTGAGTGTTTGTAGACTGGATGTCTTGTTAATTCTTTGTCACACATCTTAGATTGATCATGTGTGAATATAAACACCATTcatgtaaatacatatatatatataaagaaataagaTGAATCAACTCtagaataaaaatagaaatacgGATTGGTTTAGATGCAGATGGGTCTTATTTATCTATTTCTTTATTTCAGCCATTTCTGATTGACGGTTTTAAGTTTGATTTGAGAATCTACACATTAGTGACTTCCTGTGATCCACTTAGAATATTCCTCTTCAAAGATGGACTGGCCAGGTTTGCCACCAATAAATACATTGAGCCCACGCATAACAATGTGGTAAGTAACATTTACTGAGGAAGGGCAAAGACCTCCATGTGTGgaattaacgaggccgggtctaattagttctgccctagattttttaatgaatttttttacctgaatttctattgatataattattattttaagattaaaaaataagacatttaccacaccgtttgtttagggggtcatctcaaagtttgttaatcttaaacataggaccctatgggatttcgcttgaaatgtatcaattttgcacattttttaaaacttctgccctagggatttctttttctgttctacatattaaagttattgctaaaaggcatcaaatggtcaaataaaaaaaaccttttacctcctggtttgttccaggggtcttatcaaagttgatttttgtatgcccaatttcccagattggtcagataatggctaatttttatttgacaaaggtggaaaaggtgatctttatagtattattaaagcattcagacatatttaagtaataaaaaaatatataacatcacatattaagggtcattaatataaaatacatggttactgtcttgaaatatacgaattaagctatatttaggcgggttaagaaaacgtgacagagggttaggcctgctgaaccctcttcacgttttcaacccgagcccaaatatagcttatacttcgagacagttatgtttattccacattATAACATTAATTCTACACATtaaacgagccattttcaacaaatttcgctgaatatctgcagttgaaactatcacgccatggcgtcaaccaagcaaaaagatgacgtcacaatacaaatgaaacgctgcgcgaaagcgtgcgtactcgttctgtactcggcctcgttaatatgagtctatttttaaatgatttgaaaaacatTCTACCGGTAATAAGCAGCTGACAAATtccattgttttcttttttaatttctggtACACatgttgattttcatttttttttttttttgcaggatAATGTATTTATGCATTTAACAAACTATGCCATTAACAAACACAGTGAAGACTTTATTCGAGATGATGAAGCAGGAAGTAAAAGGTACAGTGCAAGAAAAGTGTTTTTGAGTGTCAGAATTTTTCATGATCTCTATCATATTCTTTCAATACTTGTAAACTTGAGAATTAAGATAACTTTATTTTTACAGGAGAATTAGTACAATAAATAGATATCTCAGGGACAAGGGCTATGATGTGGACAAAATGTGGGCAGACATTGATGATGTCATCATCAAGACATTGATCTCAGCTCACTCCATCCTAAAACACAACTACCGCACATGTTTCCCTAACCACGTCAAAGGCAGTGCATGTTTTGAGATCTTAGGGTTCGACGTCCTCTTAGATCGCAAACTCAGACCTCAAGTGTTAGAGGTAGGAAGAACCATTATGCACTCTTATTCTCTCTTTGTACTGTGCAGACAACAGTATTTCCACTGTTGTGTATTGACTagacatttaaaagaaatttctgATATTGGCAAACATGTTTGAGTTGGAACATATTAAGAAAATGAACATGCCTGTTTGCAGGAATTATGCAGAATTCAAATATTGActgtttatgtaatattttgataaatgtatCCAGAGATTTGATTGTTCAATATGTGTTGaggttttatttgaatattacagGTGAATCACTCCCCAAGTTTTAATACAGACTCTGAGCTGGATCGAGAAATAAAAGGTGCTCTTGTGTGGGACTCTCTAAACTTAGTCAATTTTGGTGCTTGTGATAGACGAAAGTGTATAGAAGAAGAAAAACGGAGAATTAAAGACCGACTACTTGGGAGAGGGGTCAAAAAGGAAACAAGGTTAGTCCACTTATAAGCAGAAATAAGTGATGAAAAGTGTGTACAGGTGCATATAGGTGAGGTTGGTCAAGatgaaatttattgaaatacattttgGTTGTCaatttaaatgttgtttttttttccaattttttttctttttctgaattCAGGGTAATTGAGTATCAGACCTGAAATAGTGATATTACTCAAATattcaatgatacatgtattttgaaaattgtagaGAGGAATTAGAAATTGCTCAGGCCCAGTACTTAGAAGTTCTGGAGAGGTATGAGAACAATCATCTAGGTAACTTCCGTCGGATCTACCCCAACCCAGGGTACGAGAAATATGAGAAGTTCTTCCATAGCAGTGGCAGTCTCTTCCAGGAGACGGCAGCCTTCAAAGCCAGGAGTGAAATGGCTAGGTAAGAAAGCACTTACTTCATCATTGTTTGAGGTCCATTGGGTTATAGGCTTGCAGTTATTTTTTATGGTCATCTCCATCACACTACGTCTTTTTTCAACATTGTAGACAACAGAGAGATGAAATAGctcgaaaaaaagagaaaatggaGTCAATGTTAAAGGGGAAGAGGAATTCATCGACAGGGCTACGGCCCGAAAGTCCGAGCAGTAGGCGGAAGAGATCCATTAAGCGAGCTATCGTGCCTACACGCAGATTGACGAACGCTCGGGGAAACATGGAGGTGGGTACTTGTTCATGCATGGCTTTTTAACAATAATGTACACAAAATCACTTTGGTAATTTTGTTCAAAGATACTCATTACAAACAACACAGTCTAATTTTAATGTGATTTTAACAGTTTAGCTTGAAATATCGGTCAAATTAGTAGAATGTAGAATTGTTTTCCTACTTTGATTTGGGTTTAGGATAACTTGCAAAAACAAAATCAGATTTAACTCACTAAGAAGTAAATATagttataaattttaatgaatggTTTTAACAGGTGTGTTTAAAATTTCCATTGGTTAATCGGCCCGATTCACAGGTAGCTATTGCTGGTTTTCTCTCACTGATATTAACCTTGGTCCATTTGAACTGTTTTACATCCTGGGTGTTTCGTTTTGCAGCAACTGAATGTTGCtttgtgaaaaataaaagccaatTGCTGAAAAGTAAATTGTTAAGCATTATACTTGTATTATACTGTTCATTAGAGAAGTAAACTGAAAAATTACACAgaacagattaaaaaaaaacccactatgttcattgacaaatttaaaagaaaaaattgatataatttattcatAATGAATTTCTCTATGGGTATTAACTTTAAAGCTGAATATTGTACATGCATTTGTTTAAACTGTTGCCCTCTGTATGTTTTCCCAATAATTGTACGTGTCACTGGTTAGTTTTACTGAGAAGTAGGTGTATAATCTTCAACAGGTGTTTCTAAATTTTCCACTGCATACTCGTGACCAGGTATAGTGCTCACGTCATCACTAACCGTGTCAGTTCTTCATGGCTGAGTGATTTGTGTTCCGATTAACCACCACGTTGTCCTAAGATTGCAAGATTTGTTACAGATTATCCAAATGTTTGGGTTTTCTGATTGTGTGAAATGAGAAAGCTTAGAATAACAAGTACATGAAGCCTGCACATTGGGAGATTATTTGAGAATCAGTAGCTAAGCTTTTAGTTAAAATAGAGTAATATTTCATAAAGTAATGTGAGCAACACTGGCAAGGTGAAGCACAGTATCATAGCTATAGTAATGCCAAGTGATCACAGTGTAGTAGCAAATAATGgatttacaagtacatgtaaatgcagaGCTTGTATGTGCATGTGTATATGTcaatatatttttggaaaatggGAAATATATGAAATAGTTTTCCAGTGGAATTTTCCGATATAAACATTCTGATTTTTAATCTGAAttcaaaagagaataattttGTGTTTGGTAATGTGTGTTGTGGACTGACATTTCTTGGTGTCTATTTTAAGATTCTGGGCAGTGAATCAAGCAGTCAGATGTGTGATGATCCAGTCGACACGTCCAAACCTCTGGACATTTTAGAGGAAGAGGAACTAGAAAGGATCTCTGGGCTTCTCCAGCGGGACAACCTTGTCCGTGGGCTGGGAATCGTAGAGCACGTGTATCGTCTGCTGCACTGTACCCCGGGAACCATGGGGGTCCTTAAAACTGACACCCGGTCTCTCCCCCCTCCCCTGGTAAGTAAAACCTAACATATTAACCTCTGGCTCTCCTCAAGGTTTCAGTTCACTccactgttttattttttttgtgctGTGCTATGTATACAAACAACTTTTGCATCGACAGGTACACATACAAACGAATACCATAGTGACTAGGCCCGGCTCCCAGGTAAAATGCATGCCTGTTTCCCTGCCAACAATAACTGTCCAATATGGGTGTATTATCCCATtaatatttgttgttgtttagAGAGCTACATTATTCTGTGCTTTAGAAAAGTTCAATGTATTTGACAATGATGCACAGTTTTATTTCATGACACTTATCAAATGggcaagaaaaatatttaaacagttGTTGCTTTGGACATTCATGTATTAGACAAAGGCTAGCTTTTTAGTGGATCTTTGCTGCATAAAATATATGAGTAAAGCTGGGACAAGCAATGGTATCAGAAGTTGGAGGGTTTAGAATAATGGACGTTACTAGTTGGTAATCCATTTGGATCACGTTGTCATGGTTTCTCTGTTATCCATTTTTAGGCTCCAATGACTCGTCTCTCAGCTGAAGTTCAGTTGaccagaaatttgttttcggtACGGACAGTTCTTAAGTCGGTTGACTCTGGTTCTTCCAGATAAACTAATGCTTGTAAAAGTAGGCTATACACGTATCAATCATACTTTTCTGTAGATTTGGTGATAGTGAATTGTTGACAGTGTATGATTGACATATATGCTTG is part of the Crassostrea angulata isolate pt1a10 chromosome 3, ASM2561291v2, whole genome shotgun sequence genome and encodes:
- the LOC128175539 gene encoding tubulin polyglutamylase ttll6-like isoform X26 — encoded protein: MTMSDPEAPPHDEDQSEHSYGEEEEAAQSSESSEGESEGEDSGYEANAGEGLLTLMDGDSILIQQPPMGEDEEEGDDDAKSCQLSSIVSAASTSSVTCDTGISTQADDETEYEGEGLTPSGPPPTDTEKKMDQDKKIVKKKKKKKKIYYICLTNCKYDVVRRVSRKFGFKEVSDDEDWTLYWTDYSVALERVMEMKKYQKINHFPGMSEICRKDLLARNLNRMNKMFPKEYNIFPKTWCLPADYGDFLAYTRQKKNKTYILKPETGCQGRGIWVTRNPKEIKPHEHMICQQYMAKPFLIDGFKFDLRIYTLVTSCDPLRIFLFKDGLARFATNKYIEPTHNNVDNVFMHLTNYAINKHSEDFIRDDEAGSKRRISTINRYLRDKGYDVDKMWADIDDVIIKTLISAHSILKHNYRTCFPNHVKGSACFEILGFDVLLDRKLRPQVLEVNHSPSFNTDSELDREIKGALVWDSLNLVNFGACDRRKCIEEEKRRIKDRLLGRGVKKETREELEIAQAQYLEVLERYENNHLGNFRRIYPNPGYEKYEKFFHSSGSLFQETAAFKARSEMARQQRDEIARKKEKMESMLKGKRNSSTGLRPESPSSRRKRSIKRAIVPTRRLTNARGNMEVCLKFPLVNRPDSQVYNLQQVFLNFPLHTRDQILGSESSSQMCDDPVDTSKPLDILEEEELERISGLLQRDNLVRGLGIVEHVYRLLHCTPGTMGVLKTDTRSLPPPLAPMTRLSAEVQLTRNLFSPSYGSGRSTTSWQAKSGSLGSLNEKTVPSYQASDVHRLQIWRLVTPRWKKRSKFVRKPLGGSNRATSTTIIQDSEFRSNMAHLMDTEAERNRLLARNGYGSDWRSDSTTPSSLQKRTLSAHGQRKEGWRASQPTNQTLWQYHLDHIETDSNSGKTCVELPPPVNLPRVSSNHGPAGLSVVSAPAPVMQRPELGRPDTKSSGTSSALSRVGSQQSMPLEPQLGMGTSTRSTKSQRIRGASNSLRLRQLEMRENHAIVFS
- the LOC128175539 gene encoding tubulin polyglutamylase TTLL13-like isoform X23, producing the protein MTMSDPEAPPHDEDQSEHSYGEEEEAAQSSESSEGESEGEDSGYEANAGEGLLTLMDGDSILIQQPPMGEDEEEGDDDAKSCQLSSIVSAASTSSVTCDTGISTQADDETEYEGEGLTPSGPPPTDTEKKMDQDKKIVKKKKKKKKIYYICLTNCKYDVVRRVSRKFGFKEVSDDEDWTLYWTDYSVALERVMEMKKYQKINHFPGMSEICRKDLLARNLNRMNKMFPKEYNIFPKTWCLPADYGDFLAYTRQKKNKTYILKPETGCQGRGIWVTRNPKEIKPHEHMICQQYMAKPFLIDGFKFDLRIYTLVTSCDPLRIFLFKDGLARFATNKYIEPTHNNVDNVFMHLTNYAINKHSEDFIRDDEAGSKRRISTINRYLRDKGYDVDKMWADIDDVIIKTLISAHSILKHNYRTCFPNHVKGSACFEILGFDVLLDRKLRPQVLEVNHSPSFNTDSELDREIKGALVWDSLNLVNFGACDRRKCIEEEKRRIKDRLLGRGVKKETREELEIAQAQYLEVLERYENNHLGNFRRIYPNPGYEKYEKFFHSSGSLFQETAAFKARSEMARQQRDEIARKKEKMESMLKGKRNSSTGLRPESPSSRRKRSIKRAIVPTRRLTNARGNMEVCLKFPLVNRPDSQVYNLQQVFLNFPLHTRDQILGSESSSQMCDDPVDTSKPLDILEEEELERISGLLQRDNLVRGLGIVEHVYRLLHCTPGTMGVLKTDTRSLPPPLVHIQTNTIVTRPGSQDHQRWLCSNRPTESCLAGRSAPIRIKDRQYYKKLLDRYFGHNHALANESLGKAEKKLLRQTAQTQMKMNGYQGNMFCPLRDDRQFPHVRLSYSTSDRKVVLSHQTSRPDDSEAEELFDLERSKFVRKPLGGSNRATSTTIIQDSEFRSNMAHLMDTEAERNRLLARNGYGSDWRSDSTTPSSLQKRTLSAHGQRKEGWRASQPTNQTLWQYHLDHIETDSNSGKTCVELPPPVNLPRVSSNHGPAGLSVVSAPAPVMQRPELGRPDTKSSGTSSALSRVGSQQSMPLEPQLGMGTSTRSTKSQRIRGASNSLRLRQLEMRENHAIVFS
- the LOC128175539 gene encoding tubulin polyglutamylase ttll6-like isoform X29, with translation MTMSDPEAPPHDEDQSEHSYGEEEEAAQSSESSEGESEGEDSGYEANAGEGLLTLMDGDSILIQQPPMGEDEEEGDDDAKSCQLSSIVSAASTSSVTCDTGISTQADDETEYEGEGLTPSGPPPTDTEKKMDQDKKIVKKKKKKKKIYYICLTNCKYDVVRRVSRKFGFKEVSDDEDWTLYWTDYSVALERVMEMKKYQKINHFPGMSEICRKDLLARNLNRMNKMFPKEYNIFPKTWCLPADYGDFLAYTRQKKNKTYILKPETGCQGRGIWVTRNPKEIKPHEHMICQQYMAKPFLIDGFKFDLRIYTLVTSCDPLRIFLFKDGLARFATNKYIEPTHNNVDNVFMHLTNYAINKHSEDFIRDDEAGSKRRISTINRYLRDKGYDVDKMWADIDDVIIKTLISAHSILKHNYRTCFPNHVKGSACFEILGFDVLLDRKLRPQVLEVNHSPSFNTDSELDREIKGALVWDSLNLVNFGACDRRKCIEEEKRRIKDRLLGRGVKKETREELEIAQAQYLEVLERYENNHLGNFRRIYPNPGYEKYEKFFHSSGSLFQETAAFKARSEMARQQRDEIARKKEKMESMLKGKRNSSTGLRPESPSSRRKRSIKRAIVPTRRLTNARGNMEVCLKFPLVNRPDSQVYNLQQVFLNFPLHTRDQILGSESSSQMCDDPVDTSKPLDILEEEELERISGLLQRDNLVRGLGIVEHVYRLLHCTPGTMGVLKTDTRSLPPPLPSYGSGRSTTSWQAKSGSLGSLNEKTVPSYQASDVHRLQIWRLVTPRWKKRSKFVRKPLGGSNRATSTTIIQDSEFRSNMAHLMDTEAERNRLLARNGYGSDWRSDSTTPSSLQKRTLSAHGQRKEGWRASQPTNQTLWQYHLDHIETDSNSGKTCVELPPPVNLPRVSSNHGPAGLSVVSAPAPVMQRPELGRPDTKSSGTSSALSRVGSQQSMPLEPQLGMGTSTRSTKSQRIRGASNSLRLRQLEMRENHAIVFS
- the LOC128175539 gene encoding tubulin polyglutamylase ttll6-like isoform X27, encoding MTMSDPEAPPHDEDQSEHSYGEEEEAAQSSESSEGESEGEDSGYEANAGEGLLTLMDGDSILIQQPPMGEDEEEGDDDAKSCQLSSIVSAASTSSVTCDTGISTQADDETEYEGEGLTPSGPPPTDTEKKMDQDKKIVKKKKKKKKIYYICLTNCKYDVVRRVSRKFGFKEVSDDEDWTLYWTDYSVALERVMEMKKYQKINHFPGMSEICRKDLLARNLNRMNKMFPKEYNIFPKTWCLPADYGDFLAYTRQKKNKTYILKPETGCQGRGIWVTRNPKEIKPHEHMICQQYMAKPFLIDGFKFDLRIYTLVTSCDPLRIFLFKDGLARFATNKYIEPTHNNVDNVFMHLTNYAINKHSEDFIRDDEAGSKRRISTINRYLRDKGYDVDKMWADIDDVIIKTLISAHSILKHNYRTCFPNHVKGSACFEILGFDVLLDRKLRPQVLEVNHSPSFNTDSELDREIKGALVWDSLNLVNFGACDRRKCIEEEKRRIKDRLLGRGVKKETREELEIAQAQYLEVLERYENNHLGNFRRIYPNPGYEKYEKFFHSSGSLFQETAAFKARSEMARQQRDEIARKKEKMESMLKGKRNSSTGLRPESPSSRRKRSIKRAIVPTRRLTNARGNMEVCLKFPLVNRPDSQVYNLQQVFLNFPLHTRDQILGSESSSQMCDDPVDTSKPLDILEEEELERISGLLQRDNLVRGLGIVEHVYRLLHCTPGTMGVLKTDTRSLPPPLVHIQTNTIVTRPGSQPSYGSGRSTTSWQAKSGSLGSLNEKTVPSYQASDVHRLQIWRLVTPRWKKRSKFVRKPLGGSNRATSTTIIQDSEFRSNMAHLMDTEAERNRLLARNGYGSDWRSDSTTPSSLQKRTLSAHGQRKEGWRASQPTNQTLWQYHLDHIETDSNSGKTCVELPPPVNLPRVSSNHGPAGLSVVSAPAPVMQRPELGRPDTKSSGTSSALSRVGSQQSMPLEPQLGMGTSTRSTKSQRIRGASNSLRLRQLEMRENHAIVFS
- the LOC128175539 gene encoding tubulin polyglutamylase ttll6-like isoform X30 yields the protein MTMSDPEAPPHDEDQSEHSYGEEEEAAQSSESSEGESEGEDSGYEANAGEGLLTLMDGDSILIQQPPMGEDEEEGDDDAKSCQLSSIVSAASTSSVTCDTGISTQADDETEYEGEGLTPSGPPPTDTEKKMDQDKKIVKKKKKKKKIYYICLTNCKYDVVRRVSRKFGFKEVSDDEDWTLYWTDYSVALERVMEMKKYQKINHFPGMSEICRKDLLARNLNRMNKMFPKEYNIFPKTWCLPADYGDFLAYTRQKKNKTYILKPETGCQGRGIWVTRNPKEIKPHEHMICQQYMAKPFLIDGFKFDLRIYTLVTSCDPLRIFLFKDGLARFATNKYIEPTHNNVDNVFMHLTNYAINKHSEDFIRDDEAGSKRRISTINRYLRDKGYDVDKMWADIDDVIIKTLISAHSILKHNYRTCFPNHVKGSACFEILGFDVLLDRKLRPQVLEVNHSPSFNTDSELDREIKGALVWDSLNLVNFGACDRRKCIEEEKRRIKDRLLGRGVKKETREELEIAQAQYLEVLERYENNHLGNFRRIYPNPGYEKYEKFFHSSGSLFQETAAFKARSEMARQQRDEIARKKEKMESMLKGKRNSSTGLRPESPSSRRKRSIKRAIVPTRRLTNARGNMEVCLKFPLVNRPDSQVYNLQQVFLNFPLHTRDQILGSESSSQMCDDPVDTSKPLDILEEEELERISGLLQRDNLVRGLGIVEHVYRLLHCTPGTMGVLKTDTRSLPPPLVHIQTNTIVTRPGSQPSYGSGRSTTSWQAKSGSLGSLNEKTVPSYQRSKFVRKPLGGSNRATSTTIIQDSEFRSNMAHLMDTEAERNRLLARNGYGSDWRSDSTTPSSLQKRTLSAHGQRKEGWRASQPTNQTLWQYHLDHIETDSNSGKTCVELPPPVNLPRVSSNHGPAGLSVVSAPAPVMQRPELGRPDTKSSGTSSALSRVGSQQSMPLEPQLGMGTSTRSTKSQRIRGASNSLRLRQLEMRENHAIVFS